DNA sequence from the Halobacterium sp. DL1 genome:
GTGTAGCCGCCCTCGGAGTCCGAGAGGGCCACCGTCTCGCCGTCCTGGTTCGGGAGTTCGAAGCCGGGCGCCGTGTCGCCTTCTGCGAGCATACGACGCCTTCGGACGCCCCCACTGAAGCAGTTACGGTAGCAGCGAGAGTGCGTACAGCACCCCCATCCCCACGGCGACGGTGGCGAGCATGTCCTCGGTGTACCACGCGACACCCGCCGCGACCAGGCCGGCGAGCAGGCGGTCGTTGCCCAGCGAGACGGCGAACGACCCGTCGCTGAGGAACAGTTCCGGCGCGACGAGCGCGGCAAGCACCGCGGGCGGAACGAACGCGAGAGTGCGCTCGACGCGCGCCGGGACCTCGTCCATCCGACCGAACAGCGTAACGAAGGACACCCGGAAGATGTACGTCCCGACAGCCGCGGCCAGGATGACCAGCCAGAGTCTCACTGGCCCACCCCTGTCGCGTCGACGACCACGCCCGCCACGACGCCGCTGAGTGCGGCGATGACGATGCCGAGGTTCATCGGCACGCCGACGGCGGCGAGCGCGACGAACCCGCCGACGGCGGCCGCGACTGTCGTCGGTTCGTCGGTTATCGACGGGACCAGGAGCGCGAGGAAGAGGAGGGGGACCGCGAACTCTAGCTGGAACCCGTCAGGGATGCGGTTGCCGACCAGCACGCCCACCACCGTGCCGAGGACGTACATCCCGTAGATGGCGGCGGAGACGCCGAGGTAGTACGACAGCCGGTCGGTGTCCTCGTCTCGCTCGTACTCGGTGACGGCGATGGCGAACGTCGTGTCGACGATGAACTGACAGCAGATGAGCCGCCAGCGCTCGGAGAACCGCCGGAAGTAGGGCGCGATGGCGGCGCTGTACATCGTGTACCGGACGTTCACCACGATCGCCGTGAGGGTGACGACCACGAGGGGCGACCCGCTGTTCAGGAGGTCGATGGCCGCGAGCTGGGCCGCGCCGCCGAAGATGAGCGCAGACATCGCCACCGCCTGGACGTCCGTGAAGCCGGCCTGGACGGCCGCCGCGCCCGCGACGAACCCGAACGGGATGTTGGCCGGCATCGCCGGCATCGCTCCCCAGATTCCCGACAGGAAGTCGGCTCGTTCGGTCATTGACGCGGAGTAGTCGCCGGGGCGTGAAAGAAGGTTGTCGTTGCGGCAGGGCCAGAACCGACGGCGAAGCCGAGAGACGGGAGTTTCCACCGGAGCGCTCCGCGTGAAAACGGGTACGTCAAACCGGTGCGGTCACAACTCTTCGCCCCTGACCTCGTCGACGAGATGTTCGACCGCATCGACGACGTCAACGACGCTGGCACCTCCATCCTGATGGTCGAACAGAACGCCAAGGAAGCACTCCGGCGCTGCGACCGCGGCTACGTGCTCGCGCAGGGCGAGAACCGCTACGAGGGCCGCGGCGACGAGCTGCTGGGCGACGACGAAGTGCGCCAGCAGTTCCTCGGCGACTGAGGCGCCGTTCTTCTCTCCGCGACGTCAGAGCGATTGCTCCGTCCCCACGTCAGCGTCGCGGGCAGCGTCGTACACCTCGGAGGCGGCAGCGACGTCCAGCACCGCGGTGCCGACGCTCTCGACCACCAGAATCTCCTCGTCGCTCTCGCGGCCCGCGGCCCCCTCTAGCACTTCGGAGAATGGAATCAGGTTGCCCTCTTCGAGAGTCGACGAGAGCAGGTCCCCGATTCCGGCGACCTCCTCGGGCACGTCCGCGAACACGCGGGCGGCGCGGTCGAACACCGCGGGCTCGAGTTCCTGCATCTCGGCGTTGTACGAGCCGACGGCGACGACCAGTGTTCCTGGCTGCAGTGCCGCCGCGGGGAACACGGGGTCGGTACTCGTGGTCGCCGTGACGACGACGTTCGCGTCCTCGACGGCCGCTTCGGGCGACTCGACGGCGGACGCGTCGATGCCGTGGTCCCCGAGGTCGCTCGCGCAGTCGTGTTTCGAGTCGCTCGGCGAGTAGACCGAGACCGATTCGACGTCGGTGAGCGCGTCGATGGCCCTGGTCTGCCAGCGGGCTTGCGCGCCGGCGCCGAGGACGCCGAGTCGGACCGGCTCCACGGCGAGTTCGCGGGCCGCGAGCCCACCTATACAGCCCGTGCGGGCGTTCGTGATGCGGGAGCCGTTCATGAACGACAGCGGCTCACCGGTCCGGGCGTCCGTGAGCACGATCTGGGCGTGTATCGTCGGCAGCCCTCGCTCCGGGTTGTCCTCGTAGACGCCGACGAGTTTGGTCGCGAAGTACGATCCTCCGTGGACGTACGCCGGCATTACCAGTCCCATCCCGGGAGCGTCCGCCGAGTCGAGGCCCGCTCCGACC
Encoded proteins:
- a CDS encoding branched-chain amino acid ABC transporter permease, with protein sequence MRLWLVILAAAVGTYIFRVSFVTLFGRMDEVPARVERTLAFVPPAVLAALVAPELFLSDGSFAVSLGNDRLLAGLVAAGVAWYTEDMLATVAVGMGVLYALSLLP
- a CDS encoding branched-chain amino acid ABC transporter permease, which produces MTERADFLSGIWGAMPAMPANIPFGFVAGAAAVQAGFTDVQAVAMSALIFGGAAQLAAIDLLNSGSPLVVVTLTAIVVNVRYTMYSAAIAPYFRRFSERWRLICCQFIVDTTFAIAVTEYERDEDTDRLSYYLGVSAAIYGMYVLGTVVGVLVGNRIPDGFQLEFAVPLLFLALLVPSITDEPTTVAAAVGGFVALAAVGVPMNLGIVIAALSGVVAGVVVDATGVGQ
- a CDS encoding ornithine cyclodeaminase, whose product is MVLVLSDEDVGDILDLESLADVVERALVKQGNDEVERPDRPHYPVGAGLDSADAPGMGLVMPAYVHGGSYFATKLVGVYEDNPERGLPTIHAQIVLTDARTGEPLSFMNGSRITNARTGCIGGLAARELAVEPVRLGVLGAGAQARWQTRAIDALTDVESVSVYSPSDSKHDCASDLGDHGIDASAVESPEAAVEDANVVVTATTSTDPVFPAAALQPGTLVVAVGSYNAEMQELEPAVFDRAARVFADVPEEVAGIGDLLSSTLEEGNLIPFSEVLEGAAGRESDEEILVVESVGTAVLDVAAASEVYDAARDADVGTEQSL